Proteins from a single region of Trichoderma asperellum chromosome 3, complete sequence:
- a CDS encoding uncharacterized protein (EggNog:ENOG41) has translation MVVHDGHEYLTEEEKRLKEDRERTKYWKKWGPYVAERQWATVREDYSADGDAWSHFPHDHARSRTFRWGEDGIAGVSDTHGFQNIGFAFWNEEECAIPIPWASEKKNIVLIDILVPF, from the exons ATGGTGGTCCACGACGGCCACGAGTACCTcaccgaggaggagaagcggTTGAAAGAGGACAGAGAGCGGACCAAATACTGGAAGAAATGGGGTCCTTATGTTGCCGAGAGGCAGTGGGCGACAG TGAGAGAGGATTACAGTGCCGACGGTGATGCCTGGAGCC ACTTCCCGCACGACCACGCCCGGTCTCGAACTTTCAGATGGGGTGAAGACGGTATTGCTGGTGTCTCGGATACACACGGATTTCAAAACATTGGCTTTGCCTTTTGGAACGAAGAAGAGTGTGCAATTCCAATTCCTTGGGCCtccgaaaaaaagaacattgTCCTGATTGATATACTAGTCCCTTTTTGA
- a CDS encoding uncharacterized protein (EggNog:ENOG41), which produces MKFLYKYPQKLFPYDDLIKENARRTRQDKEYQLLDTGVFDEDRYWDIFIETAKETDDPDELLFRVTAWNRGPDPAPLHIIPHVWFRNTWSWGREAEDKKPNIAAHTEDSAKSKHWKLGERYFLLSPSPGVGSSGTDVLPQLMFTENDTNYERLYEQENPQPYVKDAFHRYIVDGEKGAINPNQTGTKCAAWYNFNEDGGVNPGECAVVRFRFTKRDESYLDEEEFDDIIEKRREEADEFYFRISPLPMTDDLRNIQRQAFSGMMWTKQHYHFVWDQWAKGDPGTLPPPADRMGIRNTQWKHMHCDDILSMPDSWEYPFFAAWDSAFHCIPLAMIDPDFAKKQLDLFTREWYCHPNGQLPAYEWNFGDVNPPVHAWATFRTFKIERKLYGRQDIDFLERVFQKLLLNFTWWVNRKDTDGKNIFEGGFLGLDNIGLFNRSEPLPTGGVLEQADSTGWMAFYCLSMLNIALELAKHRRIYEDIASKFFEHFIFISDAMTFRTGQKDEQSLWNEEDGFYYDAISWGGPWLQQLPVRSLVGLIPLYATATLEPELINKLPSFKKRVDWFVQNRCDLAERNMASIRKRGKGNRILLSIVSKERLEKILARMLDEDEFFSDHGIRSLSKYHKEHPYSMEVKGQEFKVGYVPGDSDTGLFGGNSNWRGPIWLCVNFLLIESLQRFYLFYGPEFKVECPTGSGIEMHLGKVSEEIQHRLQHLFARDDYGRRSINAGDDRLDYDEHWKDYLWFHEFFDGDTGRGLGATHQTGWTGLIARLIHDTGVNCRLPQTPRTPSATMAHYFDDIFQRHIDSGIPHPGGRRHIRRSSTARSITARSDFDSSVNGDDDARSVANSVHHDDTERVKEKQEADSHMHRYISDQLRRYTGLSNEEDSGGDEYETRA; this is translated from the exons ATGAAATTCCTTTACAAGTATCCTCAAAAGCTATTCCCTTATGACGACCTAATCAAGGAAAATGCTCGGAGGACAAGACAAGATAAAGAATACCAGCTTCTTGACACTGGAGTTTTCGACGAGGATAGATACTGGGACATCTTCATCGAAACAGCGAAAGAGACGGATGATCCGGACGAACTCCTCTTCCGTGTAACTGCTTGGAACAGAGGGCCTGATCCAGCACCCCTCCATATCATACCCCATGTTTGGTTCCGGAACACTTGGAGTTGGGgcagagaggcagaggaCAAGAAGCCAAATATTGCGGCCCATACTGAAGATTCTGCCAAGTCAAAGCACTGGAAGCTAGGAGAAAGAtatttccttctctctccttctcctggaGTTGGCTCTTCGGGAACAGACGTCTTGCCTCAGCTCATGTTTACCGAGAATGACACCAATTACGAGCGTCTTTATGAACAGGAGAACCCCCAGCCCTATGTCAAGGATGCCTTCCACAGATACATCGTTGATGGGGAGAAGGGGGCCATCAATCCTAACCAAACAGGTACAAAGTGCGCCGCTTGGTATAACTTCAACGAGGATGGCGGCGTTAACCCTGGAGAATGCGCTG TCGTTCGTTTTCGATTCACAAAGCGAGATGAGTCGTAccttgacgaagaggagttTGATGACATCATTGAAAAGCGTAGAGAGGAAGCAGATGAATTCTACTTCAGAATTAGCCCCCTTCCTATGACGGACGATCTGCGTAACATCCAAAGGCAAGCATTTTCAGGTATGATGTGGACAAAGCAGCACTACCACTTCGTTTGGGATCAGTGGGCGAAGGGAGATCCCGGAACCCTTCCTCCGCCAGCCGACCGGATGGGGATACGCAACACACAGTGGAAGCACATGCATTGCGACGACATCTTGTCAATGCCTGACTCTTGGGAATATCCATTCTTTGCCGCTTGGGACAGTGCTTTCCACTGCATTCCCCTGGCAATGATTGACCCTGACTTtgcaaagaagcagcttgatcTGTTTACCAGGGAATGGTATTGTCACCCCAATGGTCAATTACCTGC ATATGAATGGAACTTTGGTGATGTTAACCCTCCAGTCCACGCCTGGGCTACATTCAGAACATTCAAGATTGAGAGAAAGCTGTATGGCCGCCAGGATATTGATTTTCTTGAGCGAGTTTTTCAGAAGCTTCTGCTTAACTTTACCTGGTGGGTAAACCGAAAAGATACAGACGGTAAAAATATCTTTGAAGGTGGCTTCCTGGGACTCGATAATATCGGTCTTTTCAACCGCTCCGAGCCACTGCCCACGGGAGGTGTCCTTGAACAGGCTGACAGCACCGGCTGGATGGCATTCTACTGCCTTTCTATGCTGAACATTGCCCTTGAGCTTGCCAAACATCGTCGCATTTATGAGGACATCGCCTCCAAGTTCTTTGAGCACTTCATCTTTATCAGTGATGCCATGACCTTCCGGACGGGACAAAAGGATGAGCAGTCGCTTTGGAATGAAGAGGACGGATTCTACTATGATGCCATATCCTGGGGTGGCCCGTGGCTTCAGCAGCTGCCCGTGAGATCACTGGTCGGCCTTATTCCTCTTTATGCCACCGCAACTCTTGAGCCCgagcttattaataagctgCCCTCATTTAAGAAGAGGGTTGACTGGTTTGTGCAGAATCGTTGCGATCTGGCAGAGAGGAACATGGCCAGTATtaggaaaagaggaaaaggcaatCGTATTCTCTTGTCGATCGTCAGTAAAGAGAGGCTAGAGAAGATTCTGGCTCGGATGCTGGACGAGGATGAATTCTTCAGTGATCACGGTATTCGTTCGTTATCCAAATACCACAAAGAGCATCCTTACTCCATGGAAGTCAAGGGTCAAGAGTTCAAAGTTGGCTACGTTCCCGGAGACTCTGACACTGGACTCTTTGGCGGCAACAGCAACTGGAGAGGGCCGATCTGGCTCTGCGTCAACTTTTTGTTGATTGAATCGCTCCAGCGATTCTACCTCTTTTATGGGCCTGAATTCAAGGTCGAATGCCCTACTGGCAGTGGCATCGAAATGCATCTGGGTAAGGTCTCGGAAGAAATACAGCATCGACTGCAACATCTCTTTGCTCGAGATGATTATGGAAGGCGCAGCATCAACGCTGGAGATGATCGCCTTGACTACGACGAGCACTGGAAAGACTACCTTTGGTTCCACGAGTTCTTTGACGGCGACACAGGAAGGGGTCTCGGCGCTACTCACCAAACTGGATGGACCGGTCTCATTGCTCGGTTGATTCATGACACAGG CGTCAACTGCCGTCTGCCTCAAACTCCTCGGACACCATCAGCCACTATGGCACACTACTTTGATGATATTTTCCAGAGGCATATAGATAGCGGCATCCCTCACCCAGGCGGCAGACGCCATATCAGACGATCATCAACAGCCCGCTCCATCACTGCCCGAAGCGACTTTGACTCGTCTGTTAATGGTGACGACGACGCTCGATCTGTGGCCAACTCAGTTCATCATGATGATACTGAAAGGgtcaaagagaagcaggaagCTGACTCACATATGCACCGTTATATCTCCGACCAGCTTCGTAGATACACGGGGCTTAGCAACGAGGAGGATTCTGGAGGAGATGAATATGAAACTAGGGCTTAG